A DNA window from Candidatus Protochlamydia naegleriophila contains the following coding sequences:
- the pseB gene encoding UDP-N-acetylglucosamine 4,6-dehydratase (inverting): protein MSSIFTDQSILITGGSGSFGRALAKRILKENTCRKVIIFSRDEWKQWEMRRSDPIFDHPKIRYFLGDVRDSQRLMRAFKDVTMIVHAAALKQVPAAEYNPSEFIKTNIMGAMNVIDAAINCGVQRVIALSTDKAVNPVNLYGATKLCSDKLFVAGNSYVGAQGFPSFSVVRYGNVAASRGSIIPFWQTLIQQGIHALPITDERMTRFWITLEESVDFVCHCFQIMKGGEIFIPKIPSIKILDLADALAPHLPKEICGIRPGEKLNELMISSDDARHTVEFDRHYVIMPELIADADERIPSEHTAYPLKGKPVLPDFVYASHTNSKWLTVEEIRQFLAHSQAGPL, encoded by the coding sequence ATGTCATCTATTTTTACAGATCAATCGATTTTGATTACGGGCGGATCAGGCAGTTTTGGGCGAGCATTAGCCAAGCGCATTTTAAAAGAAAATACATGCCGCAAAGTCATTATCTTCAGTCGCGATGAATGGAAGCAGTGGGAAATGCGCCGTAGCGATCCAATTTTTGACCATCCCAAGATCCGCTATTTTTTAGGGGACGTTCGCGATTCACAGCGTTTAATGCGTGCCTTTAAGGATGTCACCATGATTGTGCATGCCGCAGCGCTTAAGCAAGTCCCAGCTGCCGAGTATAATCCATCCGAATTTATTAAAACCAATATCATGGGAGCCATGAACGTCATCGATGCGGCTATCAATTGTGGCGTTCAAAGAGTCATTGCCTTATCGACCGATAAAGCCGTCAATCCGGTCAATTTATATGGAGCGACCAAGCTTTGTTCAGATAAATTATTTGTAGCTGGTAATTCGTACGTTGGCGCGCAAGGATTCCCCTCCTTCTCTGTCGTCCGCTACGGCAATGTGGCTGCCAGTCGCGGTAGCATCATCCCCTTTTGGCAAACGCTCATTCAACAGGGTATTCACGCACTGCCCATTACCGATGAGCGCATGACAAGATTTTGGATCACTTTAGAGGAGTCGGTCGACTTTGTTTGCCATTGCTTTCAAATAATGAAAGGGGGAGAGATTTTTATTCCTAAAATTCCAAGCATCAAGATTCTAGACCTGGCGGACGCCTTAGCCCCCCATCTGCCCAAAGAGATTTGCGGTATTCGTCCAGGAGAAAAACTGAACGAATTAATGATTAGCTCTGACGATGCACGTCACACGGTCGAATTTGACCGTCATTACGTCATCATGCCCGAGCTTATAGCGGATGCAGATGAGCGCATTCCATCAGAACATACAGCCTACCCGCTCAAAGGCAAGCCCGTTCTGCCCGATTTTGTTTACGCCTCTCATACCAATAGCAAATGGCTGACAGTGGAAGAAATCCGGCAATTTTTAGCACACAGTCAGGCCGGCCCCTTATAA
- a CDS encoding DNA topoisomerase IV subunit B, with protein sequence MAKHYDESTVKTLDALAHIRLRSGMYIGRLGDGSNPDDGIYIMLKEVIDNSVDEFIMKHGKKIIVQVDEEKGLVCVRDFGRGIPLGKVVECVSQINTGAKYNDDVFQFSVGLNGVGTKAVNALSSYFVVKSYRDGEYVEAHFSQGHLKEEKKGKTSEANGTYVEFIPDPEIFKKYRFQNEYIAKRIWHYAYLNAGLIIEFNGEGIRSENGLLDLLNAEVTDDRLYEPLHYRGKLLEFAFLHTQSYGESYFSFVNGQYTSDGGTHLSAFREGMLKGVNEFTKKNFQGVDVREGIVGTILVRVKDPIFESQTKNKLGNNELRAPVVQEVKEAVVTLLHKHPDIANRLIERIAFNEKLRRELAAVKKEAKEKQKKISFKIPKLRDCKYHYQDASPHSEGTMIFLTEGDSASASIVATRDPLTQAVFSLRGKPLNVFGMKLDQLYKNEEMFNLMNALNIEDDIAQLRYNKVILATDADVDGMHIRNLLITFFLTYFEGLVLNGHLYILETPLFKVRNKEQTLYCYSEEEKNKAVNKLKKQVEVTRFKGLGEISPSEFKQFISKNIRLIPVTINSFSDIKPTLQFYMGKNTPERKQFIMQNLINEDGLTSVLAEA encoded by the coding sequence ATGGCAAAACATTACGACGAAAGCACAGTTAAGACCTTAGATGCCCTCGCTCATATTCGTTTACGTTCCGGTATGTATATCGGTCGTTTGGGTGATGGCTCTAATCCGGATGACGGCATTTATATTATGCTCAAAGAAGTCATTGACAATAGCGTCGATGAATTCATTATGAAGCACGGCAAAAAAATTATCGTTCAAGTCGATGAAGAGAAAGGGCTTGTTTGCGTGCGCGATTTCGGAAGGGGTATTCCGCTTGGAAAAGTCGTAGAATGCGTCAGTCAGATCAATACTGGAGCTAAATACAATGATGATGTGTTCCAGTTTTCGGTTGGGTTGAATGGGGTGGGTACAAAGGCTGTCAATGCCTTATCCAGTTATTTTGTTGTAAAGAGTTATCGCGATGGCGAATACGTAGAGGCGCACTTTAGCCAGGGGCATTTAAAAGAAGAGAAGAAAGGAAAGACGAGCGAGGCGAATGGAACCTATGTTGAATTTATTCCCGATCCCGAAATCTTTAAAAAGTACCGCTTTCAAAATGAGTATATAGCCAAGAGAATATGGCATTATGCTTATTTGAATGCCGGTTTGATCATAGAATTCAATGGGGAAGGCATTCGTTCTGAGAATGGCCTGTTGGACCTTTTAAATGCGGAAGTCACGGATGACCGCCTCTATGAACCTCTCCACTATAGAGGTAAATTGCTTGAGTTTGCCTTCTTGCATACCCAGAGCTATGGAGAAAGTTATTTTTCGTTTGTCAATGGACAGTATACCTCTGATGGAGGAACGCACTTATCGGCTTTTCGCGAAGGGATGCTTAAAGGGGTCAACGAATTTACGAAGAAAAACTTTCAAGGCGTTGACGTACGGGAAGGAATCGTTGGTACGATACTCGTACGGGTAAAGGATCCGATTTTTGAATCGCAAACCAAAAATAAATTGGGCAATAATGAATTGCGCGCTCCTGTTGTACAGGAAGTCAAAGAAGCTGTAGTCACCCTTCTTCACAAACATCCGGACATTGCCAACCGTTTGATTGAACGCATCGCTTTTAATGAGAAGCTCAGACGGGAGCTTGCGGCTGTTAAGAAAGAGGCCAAAGAAAAGCAAAAGAAAATCTCTTTTAAAATTCCAAAATTGAGGGATTGCAAATATCACTATCAAGACGCCTCGCCTCACAGTGAAGGGACGATGATTTTCTTGACAGAAGGGGATTCAGCGAGTGCTTCGATTGTTGCCACGCGCGATCCTTTGACCCAGGCTGTTTTTTCTTTGCGAGGAAAGCCTCTGAATGTCTTTGGCATGAAATTGGATCAGCTTTATAAAAATGAAGAAATGTTCAATTTGATGAATGCCCTCAATATCGAAGATGACATTGCTCAGCTGCGATATAACAAGGTCATTTTGGCAACTGATGCCGACGTGGATGGGATGCATATTCGCAATTTGTTAATTACCTTCTTTTTGACCTACTTCGAAGGGCTTGTTTTGAATGGCCACCTCTACATTCTGGAGACGCCACTCTTTAAAGTGCGCAATAAAGAGCAGACGCTTTATTGCTATAGCGAAGAAGAAAAAAATAAGGCCGTGAATAAACTCAAAAAACAGGTGGAAGTCACCCGTTTTAAAGGGCTTGGCGAAATTTCTCCTTCTGAATTTAAGCAATTTATCAGTAAAAATATTCGGTTGATTCCCGTCACCATTAACTCTTTTTCTGATATTAAGCCGACCCTTCAATTTTATATGGGAAAAAATACGCCTGAGCGTAAGCAGTTTATCATGCAAAATCTCATCAATGAAGATGGGCTCACATCGGTTCTAGCCGAAGCGTAA
- a CDS encoding DNA topoisomerase IV subunit A: protein MEDIKQLMQDHYIKYASYVILDRAIPHVIDGLKPVQRRILYTLWQMHDGKLHKVANVAGQTMALHPHGDAPIVEALVNIANKGYLLDRQGNFGNLFTGDPAAAGRYIETRLTPMAKETLFNPDLTATLPSYDGRHQEPVCLPAKIPVVLLQGADGIAVGMSTHIFPHNFVELLEAEIAILEGKPFNILPDFPTGGIMDATEYDNGRGKVRLRAKIEVRDAKTLTITEICYGTTTESLIRSIDEAAKKGKIKIDAINDYTAEKVEIEIKLPRGQYAEDLLDALYAYTECQVTLHSQIVVIKDNYPWETDVDSILHLYTEKLQEYLRRELEIEQDRLKEKIFEKSLEQIFIENRLYKLIENLDSYEKVHQTITASLVPFHSQLLREPTEDDRERLLSIPIRRISRFDIKKNQEDILAYGEQLAVVEKDLKSIKKVAIRYLNGLIKKFASDYPRKTEIQAIQQVNTRAMETRQVSVGFDPATGFVGTKVVSPHVIECTNFDKLLVIFKDGTYQVINIPEKQYVHHNGNKVVYVGIADKKTVVNVVYRDPETHYVYAKRFIIEKFILEKVYRYLDEGMSLEFISTDSQVTLELQFIPKPRQTLAKTQFQIDKVAVKGVSAKGIRMANREVKKIVLVK, encoded by the coding sequence ATGGAAGATATTAAACAGCTGATGCAAGATCATTACATCAAATACGCTTCTTATGTGATTTTGGATCGTGCGATCCCACATGTTATCGATGGCCTGAAGCCTGTGCAGCGCCGCATTCTTTATACGCTATGGCAGATGCATGATGGAAAACTCCACAAAGTGGCCAATGTAGCCGGTCAGACGATGGCTTTGCACCCTCATGGCGATGCTCCAATCGTTGAGGCCTTGGTGAATATTGCCAATAAAGGCTACCTCCTCGATAGACAAGGAAATTTTGGCAATCTCTTTACAGGCGATCCAGCAGCAGCTGGGCGTTATATCGAGACGCGCTTGACTCCTATGGCTAAAGAAACGCTTTTTAACCCCGATTTGACAGCGACCCTGCCTTCCTACGACGGACGTCACCAAGAACCTGTTTGCCTGCCCGCTAAAATTCCGGTTGTCTTGTTGCAAGGTGCAGATGGGATTGCCGTTGGAATGTCCACGCATATCTTTCCTCATAATTTTGTCGAACTGTTAGAGGCTGAAATTGCCATTTTGGAAGGAAAACCTTTCAATATCTTGCCAGACTTCCCAACTGGCGGGATCATGGATGCGACCGAATACGACAATGGGAGGGGAAAGGTTCGTTTGCGTGCTAAAATTGAAGTGCGCGATGCCAAAACGCTGACGATTACCGAAATTTGCTACGGGACGACAACTGAATCGCTCATTCGCTCGATCGACGAGGCTGCCAAAAAAGGGAAGATTAAAATCGATGCGATTAATGATTATACGGCGGAAAAAGTTGAAATCGAAATTAAATTACCAAGGGGACAGTATGCTGAAGATCTCCTCGATGCCCTCTATGCTTATACAGAATGCCAGGTAACGCTCCACTCACAGATTGTTGTGATTAAAGACAATTATCCATGGGAAACAGACGTCGATTCAATTCTCCACCTATACACCGAAAAGCTGCAAGAGTATTTGCGCCGGGAACTTGAGATTGAGCAAGATCGTTTAAAGGAGAAAATCTTTGAGAAGAGCTTGGAGCAAATCTTTATTGAAAATCGATTGTATAAGCTCATCGAAAATTTAGACTCTTACGAAAAAGTTCACCAAACCATTACTGCAAGCTTGGTTCCTTTTCATTCTCAGCTGCTCCGGGAACCGACAGAAGATGATCGCGAGCGCTTGTTAAGCATTCCCATTCGCCGCATTTCGCGCTTCGACATCAAAAAAAATCAAGAAGATATTCTGGCCTATGGCGAGCAATTGGCAGTGGTTGAAAAAGATTTGAAGAGCATTAAAAAGGTGGCTATTCGCTACTTGAACGGGCTGATTAAGAAGTTCGCGAGCGACTATCCTCGCAAGACCGAAATTCAGGCGATTCAGCAGGTCAATACAAGGGCGATGGAAACCCGTCAAGTCTCGGTTGGATTCGATCCAGCCACTGGCTTTGTGGGAACGAAAGTCGTAAGCCCTCACGTCATCGAATGTACAAACTTTGATAAACTGCTGGTCATTTTTAAGGACGGTACGTATCAGGTCATCAACATTCCTGAAAAGCAATATGTGCACCATAACGGCAATAAAGTGGTCTATGTCGGAATTGCAGACAAAAAAACGGTTGTCAACGTAGTCTACCGAGATCCTGAGACACATTATGTCTATGCTAAACGCTTTATTATTGAAAAGTTCATTTTAGAAAAGGTTTACCGCTATCTGGATGAAGGGATGAGCTTAGAATTTATTTCCACAGACTCTCAAGTAACATTAGAGCTACAGTTTATTCCCAAACCGCGCCAAACGCTTGCGAAAACGCAATTCCAAATTGATAAGGTGGCTGTTAAAGGGGTTTCGGCAAAAGGCATTAGAATGGCAAATCGAGAAGTCAAAAAAATCGTTTTAGTCAAATAG
- a CDS encoding regulatory protein RecX, with product MKIEVMPKEGRKELRTIFLDGEAWRDIHTSIFGRDPSCPSCATRAEWKEVFEKWEYQRVKNYVIWRLSNQPYHSQQLHKLLRERLVCQQTISKVIDECLSSGYLDDETWIESCMRSQKKKNGLRSILLKLQAKGLTAETLQEIRSNWNCPEEEKGAIAYLLRTRYRNKNLNDFREKQKVIASLMRKGYAFEQIQAALEDSTEGD from the coding sequence TTGAAAATAGAAGTGATGCCCAAAGAGGGGAGAAAAGAGCTCAGGACGATCTTCTTAGATGGTGAAGCATGGAGGGATATTCACACCTCTATTTTTGGAAGAGATCCCTCTTGCCCTTCTTGTGCAACAAGAGCCGAATGGAAAGAAGTTTTTGAAAAATGGGAGTATCAAAGAGTAAAAAACTACGTCATTTGGCGTCTATCCAACCAACCGTACCATTCACAGCAATTGCACAAGCTTTTGCGCGAGCGTCTCGTGTGCCAACAAACGATCTCTAAAGTGATTGATGAATGCCTCTCTTCCGGCTATTTAGATGACGAGACTTGGATCGAATCTTGCATGCGCAGTCAAAAAAAGAAGAATGGCTTACGCTCTATTTTGTTAAAATTGCAGGCTAAAGGACTGACGGCTGAAACGCTGCAGGAGATTCGCTCGAATTGGAATTGCCCGGAAGAAGAAAAAGGCGCGATTGCCTACCTTCTTCGCACCCGCTATCGCAACAAGAATCTAAACGATTTTCGAGAGAAACAGAAGGTTATTGCTTCCCTCATGCGCAAAGGATATGCTTTCGAACAAATCCAAGCCGCTTTAGAGGATTCCACAGAAGGTGATTAA
- a CDS encoding RluA family pseudouridine synthase encodes MMNTEADDVDSLIITEEEAGERLDKVLARRFSEKHSRTYFQYLIDEHLILVNGSPVKKRTKLQAGDEVEVQFAATPEADLSPEAIPLTIVYEDDHLLVVNKPAGMVVHPAPGNWSGTFVNALLYHCQQLPVPPNTNRPGIVHRLDKDTSGLLIAAKTLEMQQKLIELFASRQVYKEYLAVCIGRPPDGEIQAPIGRHPILRKQMAIVPSGRPAISFCKTLGWNGKLSLVQVVIATGRTHQIRVHLKYKGTPVLGDALYGQNPLNLYYSAPHQLLHAAKLRFQHPVTKEQLEFFAPPPPEMMRFIRRIIPDSSYLQDEKGKKE; translated from the coding sequence ATGATGAATACAGAAGCAGATGATGTTGACAGCTTAATCATTACCGAGGAAGAGGCGGGAGAGCGTCTAGACAAGGTGTTAGCCAGACGCTTTAGTGAAAAGCATTCACGCACCTATTTCCAGTATCTGATTGATGAGCATCTTATTTTAGTTAATGGGTCTCCAGTTAAGAAGAGAACTAAATTACAGGCTGGCGATGAAGTCGAAGTGCAGTTTGCTGCGACGCCAGAAGCTGATTTGAGTCCGGAAGCGATTCCATTAACAATCGTTTATGAAGATGATCACTTATTGGTGGTGAATAAGCCGGCTGGGATGGTTGTTCATCCAGCTCCTGGTAATTGGTCGGGAACGTTTGTGAATGCCCTCCTTTATCATTGTCAGCAGTTGCCGGTCCCGCCCAATACCAACAGACCAGGCATTGTCCATAGGCTTGATAAAGATACATCGGGTCTTTTGATTGCGGCAAAGACTTTAGAGATGCAGCAAAAATTGATCGAGCTTTTTGCTTCGAGACAAGTTTACAAGGAATATTTAGCCGTCTGCATTGGTCGACCGCCCGATGGAGAGATACAAGCACCCATTGGACGCCATCCCATTCTTCGCAAGCAAATGGCAATTGTTCCCTCAGGAAGGCCTGCAATTAGTTTTTGCAAGACGCTTGGCTGGAATGGCAAGCTGAGCTTAGTTCAAGTTGTCATTGCAACGGGGCGTACGCACCAAATTCGCGTTCATCTCAAATACAAGGGGACTCCTGTGCTCGGTGACGCTTTATACGGGCAAAACCCTCTCAATCTTTATTATAGTGCTCCTCATCAACTTTTGCATGCAGCGAAGTTGCGCTTTCAGCATCCTGTGACTAAGGAGCAGCTGGAATTTTTTGCACCCCCTCCTCCGGAAATGATGCGTTTTATCAGAAGAATCATTCCAGATTCATCTTATTTGCAAGATGAAAAGGGGAAAAAAGAGTAA
- the dtd gene encoding D-aminoacyl-tRNA deacylase, producing MRLVIQRATSAAVHIQQQLYSAIGPGLVVLLGIHKDDGLEQVKWCVNKLVHLRLFSDAQGKMNVNIKEKGGSILVVSQFTLYGNCLSGRRPDFLQAAPPLIALPLYQQFIEKLKKEVQIVETGEFGADMQVSLINDGPVTLIIDSGK from the coding sequence ATGCGCCTTGTTATTCAGCGAGCGACTAGTGCAGCCGTTCATATTCAACAGCAACTCTATAGTGCCATTGGACCTGGGCTTGTCGTTTTATTAGGCATTCACAAGGATGATGGCTTAGAACAGGTTAAATGGTGTGTCAATAAGCTGGTTCATTTGCGCCTTTTCAGCGATGCTCAAGGCAAAATGAATGTCAATATTAAGGAAAAAGGGGGCTCCATTTTAGTTGTGAGTCAATTTACCTTGTATGGTAATTGTCTCAGTGGACGACGTCCTGATTTCCTGCAAGCTGCGCCGCCTCTGATCGCATTGCCACTTTATCAACAATTTATTGAAAAGTTGAAAAAAGAGGTTCAGATCGTGGAAACAGGCGAGTTTGGTGCTGATATGCAGGTGTCTTTAATCAATGATGGTCCAGTTACGCTCATCATTGATTCGGGAAAATAG
- a CDS encoding KH domain-containing protein translates to MKEFVAYIVKNLVDHPDKVKINEIGGTQTLIIELSVEKSDIGKIIGKKGKTINAIRTLLMSVASRNGIRVNLEILEENSRPE, encoded by the coding sequence ATGAAAGAATTTGTAGCATATATAGTTAAGAATTTGGTGGATCATCCGGACAAGGTTAAGATTAACGAAATCGGCGGCACACAGACACTGATTATCGAATTATCTGTTGAAAAATCTGATATCGGCAAAATTATCGGAAAAAAGGGGAAAACGATCAATGCGATCCGCACGCTTCTGATGTCTGTTGCAAGCCGCAATGGGATTCGCGTTAACTTGGAAATCTTGGAAGAAAATTCAAGACCCGAGTAA